A section of the Streptomyces sp. NBC_00178 genome encodes:
- the paaN gene encoding phenylacetic acid degradation protein PaaN, producing MAPALSPEKLSEIHRPTLDQALDAIRTRAYWSPHPEHPKAYGEDGLPGSLGAAEGKAAFDAVLNTRIDLGQPGTDGWTGGETSPYGPELGVEYPHADPDVLLPAMHAAMGSWRAAGPETRALVCLEILARISGRTHELAHAVMHTSGQAFVMAFQAGGPHAQDRGLEAVAYAYAEQTRTPRTADWSKPQGKRDPLQLHKSFTAAGRGVSLMIGCNTFPTWNGYPGLFASLATGNPVLVKPHPRAVLPLALTVQLAREVLAEAGFDPNLVALATEHPGEGIAKTLALRPEIKIIDYTGSTAFGDWLEANARQAQVYTEKAGVNTVVIHSTDDYRGMLSNLAFSLSLYSGQMCTTPQNLLIPKDGISTDAGDKPYETVVADIADAVSGLLGDDARANGLLGALVNPDVKARLEAASGLGDVALASRQVANPDFPDAVVRTPVVVKLDGTEPDDGAAYLSECFGPVSFAVAVESAEAALDLLRRTIREKGAMTVGAYTTSSEMERAIEDVCFDESAQLSLNLTGGVFVNQTAAFSDFHGSGGNPAANAALCDGAFVSNRFRVVEVRRQA from the coding sequence ATGGCCCCCGCGCTTTCCCCCGAAAAGCTGTCCGAGATCCACCGCCCGACGCTCGACCAGGCACTCGACGCGATCCGCACGCGCGCGTACTGGTCCCCGCATCCCGAGCACCCGAAGGCCTACGGCGAGGACGGCCTCCCGGGCAGCCTCGGCGCCGCCGAGGGCAAGGCCGCGTTCGACGCGGTGCTCAACACCCGCATCGACCTCGGGCAGCCCGGCACCGACGGCTGGACCGGTGGGGAGACCTCGCCGTACGGACCGGAGCTCGGCGTCGAGTACCCGCACGCCGACCCGGACGTCCTGCTTCCCGCGATGCACGCCGCCATGGGTTCCTGGCGTGCGGCGGGACCCGAGACGCGGGCGCTGGTCTGCCTGGAGATCCTCGCGCGGATCAGCGGGCGTACGCATGAGCTGGCGCACGCGGTGATGCACACCAGCGGGCAGGCCTTCGTGATGGCCTTCCAGGCCGGCGGTCCACACGCACAGGACCGCGGCCTCGAGGCGGTGGCGTACGCCTACGCGGAGCAGACGCGCACGCCCCGCACCGCGGACTGGTCCAAGCCGCAGGGCAAGCGCGACCCGCTCCAGCTGCACAAGTCGTTCACAGCGGCCGGACGAGGTGTCTCGCTGATGATCGGCTGCAACACCTTCCCCACGTGGAACGGCTACCCAGGCCTCTTCGCGTCGCTCGCGACCGGCAACCCCGTGCTGGTCAAGCCGCACCCGCGGGCCGTCCTGCCGCTCGCCCTGACCGTCCAGCTGGCACGCGAGGTACTGGCCGAGGCGGGATTCGACCCCAACCTCGTCGCACTCGCCACCGAACACCCGGGCGAGGGCATCGCCAAGACCCTTGCCCTGCGGCCCGAGATCAAGATCATCGACTACACGGGCTCCACGGCCTTCGGTGACTGGCTGGAGGCCAACGCCCGGCAGGCTCAGGTCTACACGGAGAAGGCGGGCGTCAACACCGTCGTCATCCACTCCACGGACGACTACCGGGGCATGCTCTCCAACCTGGCCTTCTCGCTCTCCCTCTACAGCGGCCAGATGTGCACGACCCCGCAGAACCTGCTGATCCCCAAGGACGGGATCAGCACGGACGCCGGTGACAAGCCCTACGAGACCGTGGTGGCGGACATCGCCGACGCGGTGAGCGGTCTCCTCGGCGACGACGCCCGCGCCAACGGACTGCTCGGCGCCCTGGTGAATCCGGACGTGAAGGCCCGCCTGGAGGCTGCATCGGGTCTGGGCGACGTCGCCCTCGCCTCACGCCAGGTGGCCAACCCCGACTTCCCCGACGCCGTGGTGCGTACGCCGGTCGTGGTGAAGCTCGACGGCACCGAACCCGACGATGGGGCGGCGTACCTGTCCGAGTGCTTCGGCCCGGTCTCCTTCGCCGTCGCGGTGGAGTCGGCCGAAGCCGCCCTGGACCTCCTGCGCCGCACGATCAGGGAGAAGGGCGCCATGACCGTCGGCGCCTACACCACCTCGTCCGAGATGGAGCGCGCGATCGAGGACGTCTGCTTCGACGAGTCGGCCCAGCTCTCGCTGAACCTCACCGGCGGGGTGTTCGTCAACCAGACCGCCGCGTTCTCCGACTTCCACGGCTCGGGCGGGAACCCGGCAGCCAACGCGGCACTGTGCGACGGCGCGTTCGTCTCCAACCGGTTCCGGGTGGTCGAGGTCCGCCGCCAGGCCTGA
- a CDS encoding TrmH family RNA methyltransferase — protein MTSETGSAEDPLSTPATDPSAEPAQYDDGYGDEIGVGPHPRPWPEGDRYDPELLANGDRRNVGDAYRYWTREAIVADLDLRRHDFHVAVENWGHDFNIGSVVRTANAFLAKEIHIVGRRRWNRRGAMVTDRYQHVRHHPDTADLTAWAQAQGLPIIGIDNLPGAVPLERTELPRRCVLLFGQEGPGLTEEARKHASMVCSIAQFGSTRSINAGAAAAIAMHAWVQRYADIPSPGPQGH, from the coding sequence GTGACCAGCGAGACCGGCAGTGCAGAAGACCCCCTCTCGACACCGGCGACCGACCCGTCCGCGGAGCCGGCCCAGTACGACGACGGCTACGGCGACGAGATCGGTGTCGGGCCGCATCCGCGGCCGTGGCCCGAGGGGGACCGCTACGACCCGGAGCTCCTCGCGAACGGGGACCGGCGCAACGTGGGCGACGCCTACCGCTACTGGACGCGGGAGGCGATCGTCGCCGATCTCGATCTCCGGCGGCACGACTTCCACGTGGCGGTGGAGAACTGGGGGCATGACTTCAACATCGGCTCGGTCGTTCGCACCGCCAACGCCTTCCTCGCCAAGGAGATCCACATCGTGGGGCGCCGGCGCTGGAATCGCCGGGGAGCGATGGTCACCGACCGCTACCAGCACGTGCGGCACCACCCGGACACGGCGGACCTGACCGCGTGGGCGCAGGCCCAGGGCCTCCCGATCATCGGGATCGACAACCTGCCAGGGGCCGTACCGCTGGAGCGGACCGAGCTTCCGCGCCGGTGCGTGCTCCTCTTCGGACAGGAGGGCCCGGGGCTCACGGAAGAGGCGCGCAAGCACGCTTCCATGGTGTGCTCGATCGCGCAGTTCGGCTCCACGCGGTCGATCAACGCGGGAGCCGCCGCAGCCATCGCCATGCACGCCTGGGTGCAGCGGTACGCCGACATCCCGTCCCCAGGCCCGCAGGGCCACTGA
- a CDS encoding HTTM domain-containing protein, whose product MSTSTATRIPGNAGSSVSRAVQRVTEGPLGAYQSAVVRIGISATCLLFLLRELPHRRELYGPDGPWSWDMARGLLSSNGAFTVLMWSDSAIWFEFVYALTLVSAALLLIGWRTRLASVLFMVGVLSLQNRSIFMGDGGDNVIHLMAIYLVLTRCARVWSVDARRATRRAARLAEGLQPPRDVVGPLLWGVLGAVLIIATVLGGLGGLGGTWWLPAVLWVLWLGNGAWWALSRYAPGHELRTLLDVLANLAHNVALLVIMAEVCLIYATAGWYKIQGSRWQDGTAIYYPLKLDYFAPWPGLSGIVASSALMVMVMTYATVIVQVAFPFTLFNRRVKNVLLVLMIGEHAGIAVLLGLPFFSMAMIAADAVFLPTVFLVWLGRMVTLGRGRLFSRPSKDGHTVPAQRGPAMDEGEAPRGGGGKGHTLVG is encoded by the coding sequence GCCTACCAGAGCGCCGTCGTCCGGATCGGGATCTCCGCGACCTGCCTGCTGTTCCTGCTGCGGGAACTGCCCCACCGTCGCGAGCTCTACGGCCCTGACGGACCGTGGAGCTGGGACATGGCGCGCGGTCTCCTCTCCAGCAACGGCGCCTTCACGGTGTTGATGTGGTCGGACAGCGCGATCTGGTTCGAGTTCGTCTACGCGCTCACACTGGTGTCCGCCGCGTTGCTCTTGATCGGCTGGCGAACGCGGCTCGCGTCCGTCCTGTTCATGGTGGGGGTGCTCTCCCTCCAGAACCGCAGCATCTTCATGGGCGACGGCGGCGACAACGTCATCCACCTCATGGCGATCTACCTCGTGCTCACGCGCTGCGCTCGGGTCTGGTCGGTCGACGCCCGCCGCGCGACGCGGCGTGCCGCGCGCCTCGCGGAGGGGCTCCAGCCGCCCCGAGACGTGGTGGGACCGCTTCTGTGGGGCGTCCTCGGCGCGGTACTGATCATCGCCACGGTGCTGGGCGGGCTGGGCGGGCTGGGCGGCACCTGGTGGCTGCCCGCGGTCCTGTGGGTCCTCTGGCTCGGCAACGGCGCCTGGTGGGCTCTGAGCCGTTACGCGCCGGGGCACGAGCTGCGCACCCTCCTCGACGTCCTGGCCAACCTGGCTCACAACGTCGCCCTGCTCGTGATCATGGCGGAGGTGTGCCTGATCTACGCCACGGCCGGGTGGTACAAGATCCAGGGATCCCGCTGGCAGGACGGCACCGCGATCTACTACCCGCTCAAGCTGGACTACTTCGCGCCCTGGCCGGGGCTCTCCGGCATCGTGGCCTCCAGCGCCCTGATGGTCATGGTGATGACGTACGCCACGGTCATCGTGCAGGTCGCCTTTCCCTTCACGCTGTTCAACCGCCGCGTCAAGAACGTGCTGCTGGTGCTCATGATCGGTGAGCACGCGGGGATCGCCGTCCTGCTGGGACTGCCTTTCTTCTCGATGGCGATGATCGCCGCGGACGCGGTCTTCCTGCCGACGGTCTTCCTCGTCTGGCTGGGGCGCATGGTCACGCTGGGCCGGGGACGGCTGTTCTCCCGGCCTTCGAAGGACGGGCACACCGTGCCCGCGCAGCGAGGTCCCGCCATGGACGAGGGGGAGGCACCGCGCGGCGGCGGTGGCAAGGGCCATACGCTCGTCGGGTGA
- a CDS encoding Lrp/AsnC family transcriptional regulator, which translates to MAAEQMADRETDPGRTPPARPLDSTDRAILRILQTDGRASVRAVAERVHVSRANAYARINRLVEDGVIRGFSARVNHERAGEAASAYITLKIVQNSWRTVREQLQALPGATHIALVSGDFDVLLLVHTPDNQALRELVLTRIQAIPEVLSTRTLLVFEETDLGPRPDRPAELA; encoded by the coding sequence ATGGCAGCTGAACAAATGGCCGACCGGGAGACCGATCCCGGCCGCACCCCGCCCGCGCGACCGCTGGACTCCACCGACCGGGCGATCCTGCGCATCCTCCAGACGGACGGCCGGGCCTCGGTACGCGCGGTCGCCGAGCGTGTCCACGTGTCGCGGGCCAACGCGTACGCGCGGATCAACCGGCTGGTCGAGGACGGGGTCATCCGCGGTTTCAGCGCCCGCGTGAACCATGAACGGGCGGGAGAGGCGGCCTCCGCCTACATCACGCTCAAGATCGTCCAGAACTCGTGGCGCACCGTGCGCGAACAGCTCCAGGCCCTGCCGGGCGCCACGCACATCGCGCTGGTCAGCGGCGACTTCGACGTCCTGCTGCTCGTGCACACCCCGGACAACCAGGCTCTGCGGGAACTCGTCCTCACCCGGATCCAGGCCATACCGGAGGTTCTCTCCACCCGCACCCTGCTGGTCTTCGAGGAGACCGATCTGGGGCCGCGCCCCGACCGCCCCGCGGAACTCGCCTGA
- a CDS encoding TetR/AcrR family transcriptional regulator encodes MTTPKRDTYTPETLLTVAVRVFNERGYDGTSMEHLSKAAGISKSSIYHHVAGKEELLRRAVSRALDGLFGILDEAGANRGRAIARVEYVTRRTVEVLMDELPYVTLLLRVRGNTRTERWALERRREFDQRVSELLKAAVAEGDLRADVDIRLATRLLFGMVNSLVEWYRPQQGGSPEADQLADTVVRLAFEGMRAG; translated from the coding sequence ATGACCACGCCCAAGCGGGACACGTACACCCCGGAGACGCTTCTCACCGTTGCCGTCCGCGTCTTCAACGAGCGCGGCTACGACGGCACGTCCATGGAGCACCTCTCCAAGGCGGCGGGCATCTCGAAATCCTCCATCTACCACCATGTGGCGGGCAAGGAGGAGTTGCTGCGGCGGGCGGTCAGCCGGGCCCTCGACGGGCTCTTCGGCATTCTCGACGAGGCGGGGGCGAACCGGGGCCGCGCGATAGCCCGGGTCGAGTACGTCACCCGCCGCACGGTCGAGGTCCTCATGGACGAGCTGCCGTACGTCACTCTGCTGCTGCGGGTGCGGGGCAACACCAGGACCGAGCGCTGGGCCCTGGAGCGGCGGCGCGAGTTCGACCAGCGGGTGTCCGAGCTGCTCAAGGCCGCGGTGGCGGAGGGTGACCTGCGCGCCGACGTGGACATACGGCTCGCCACCCGGCTGCTCTTCGGCATGGTGAACTCGCTGGTCGAGTGGTACCGGCCGCAGCAGGGCGGCTCGCCGGAGGCCGACCAGCTCGCCGACACGGTCGTCCGGCTCGCTTTCGAGGGCATGCGCGCCGGCTGA